The Pricia mediterranea genome includes a window with the following:
- a CDS encoding helicase HerA-like domain-containing protein has product MRTEEDFREHIDEGYATKGDAIVLGAAMLDGKAVANSLVKLPLETMNRHGLIAGATGTGKTKSLQVLAENLSEKGVPVLLMDLKGDLSGLAQPSPGHSKIDERHAQIGIPFEPKSFPVEILSLSEQDGVKLRATVSEFGPVLLSRILDLSETQQGIVAVVFKYCDDNKLPLLDLKDFKKVLQYATGEGKSEFTKDYGRISTRSTGTILRKIIELEQQGAELFFGEKSFEVNDLTRIDDKGKGYINILRLTDIQNRPKLFSTFMLSLLAEIYDTFPEQGDSEKPELILFIDEAHLIFNEASKALLDQIESIVKLIRSKGIGLYFVTQNPTDVPNEVLAQLGLKVQHALRAFTARDRKAIKLTAENYPESDYYDTKQALTSLGIGEALVSALDEKGRPTPLAATLLRAPMSRMDVLTEKELATVIGSSDLVDKYNESIDRESAYEILNNKIEKAEALAKQEEEKPKAPSRRTTSNRMNPVIKVLTSATFIRGVLGILKKVMR; this is encoded by the coding sequence ATGCGTACCGAAGAGGACTTTCGCGAACATATTGACGAAGGCTACGCTACCAAAGGTGATGCTATCGTCTTGGGAGCGGCTATGCTAGATGGCAAAGCGGTTGCGAACTCCTTAGTCAAGCTACCCCTGGAAACCATGAACAGGCACGGGCTCATCGCCGGTGCAACAGGTACCGGTAAGACCAAGTCCCTGCAGGTGTTAGCCGAAAATCTCTCCGAAAAAGGAGTACCCGTGCTGCTGATGGACCTTAAAGGCGATTTAAGCGGACTGGCGCAACCGAGTCCGGGACATTCCAAGATCGACGAGCGCCATGCACAGATAGGTATCCCTTTTGAGCCGAAAAGCTTTCCCGTTGAAATACTTTCCCTTTCCGAACAGGACGGTGTCAAATTAAGGGCGACCGTTTCAGAGTTCGGACCCGTGCTGCTCTCGCGCATCCTAGACCTATCGGAAACGCAGCAAGGAATCGTCGCGGTGGTCTTCAAGTACTGTGATGACAATAAGCTTCCTTTGTTAGACCTTAAGGATTTTAAAAAAGTGCTTCAGTATGCGACCGGGGAAGGAAAATCGGAGTTCACCAAAGATTACGGCCGTATATCGACCCGTTCAACAGGTACCATCCTCAGAAAGATTATCGAACTGGAACAGCAGGGTGCGGAGCTTTTTTTCGGGGAAAAATCCTTCGAGGTGAACGATCTAACGCGAATCGATGACAAAGGAAAAGGCTACATCAACATCTTGAGGCTGACCGATATCCAAAACCGCCCCAAGCTCTTTTCCACATTTATGCTCAGTCTATTAGCCGAGATATACGACACCTTCCCTGAACAGGGCGACAGCGAAAAGCCGGAACTCATTCTCTTTATCGACGAGGCCCACCTTATTTTTAATGAAGCGTCGAAAGCACTGTTGGACCAGATCGAGAGTATTGTAAAATTGATCCGCTCCAAAGGCATCGGCCTGTACTTCGTAACCCAAAACCCTACCGATGTACCGAACGAGGTATTGGCCCAACTCGGTTTGAAAGTACAACACGCCCTGCGCGCATTTACGGCAAGGGACAGGAAGGCGATAAAGCTGACTGCAGAAAATTACCCGGAATCGGATTATTACGACACCAAGCAAGCCTTGACCTCACTGGGTATCGGGGAGGCCCTTGTGTCCGCTCTGGATGAAAAGGGAAGGCCGACGCCCTTGGCCGCAACCCTACTCCGTGCCCCCATGAGCCGTATGGACGTGCTGACAGAAAAGGAACTCGCAACGGTTATCGGTAGCTCGGATCTGGTGGACAAATACAACGAGAGCATCGACCGAGAAAGTGCCTATGAAATCTTGAACAATAAAATAGAAAAGGCGGAAGCACTGGCTAAACAGGAGGAAGAAAAACCGAAAGCTCCAAGCCGAAGGACCACCAGCAACAGAATGAATCCTGTAATCAAGGTGTTGACCAGCGCTACTTTCATCCGTGGTGTCCTGGGTATTTTGAAAAAGGTTATGCGGTGA
- a CDS encoding 7-carboxy-7-deazaguanine synthase QueE, whose translation MVENEVSKDEVTALVDQGLLLPLMEEFYTIQGEGFHKGTAAYFIRVGGCDVGCHWCDVKESWNAETHPPTGIRQIVENAARLSDTIVITGGEPLTWNMQPLTEALKSENLNIHIETSGAYPLTGIWDWICLSPKKNKLPKEPIYAKANELKVIVYNKHDLIFAEQEAAKTNSDCILYLQPEWSVRDKVTPMIVDYVMANPKWKVSLQTHKYLNIP comes from the coding sequence ATGGTAGAAAATGAAGTGTCGAAAGATGAGGTGACCGCGTTAGTGGACCAAGGCTTGCTATTGCCCTTGATGGAGGAATTCTATACCATTCAGGGCGAAGGTTTCCATAAAGGTACGGCCGCTTATTTTATTCGGGTGGGAGGCTGCGACGTGGGTTGCCACTGGTGCGACGTTAAGGAAAGCTGGAACGCCGAGACCCATCCGCCGACCGGCATTCGACAGATTGTCGAAAATGCCGCTAGATTATCCGATACGATAGTCATCACGGGCGGTGAACCCCTCACTTGGAACATGCAGCCCTTGACGGAAGCCTTGAAGTCCGAAAATCTGAACATCCATATCGAGACGTCGGGGGCCTATCCCTTAACTGGGATATGGGACTGGATCTGCCTGTCCCCAAAGAAAAACAAACTACCAAAGGAGCCCATCTACGCCAAGGCCAACGAGCTCAAGGTCATCGTCTATAACAAACATGACTTGATTTTTGCCGAACAGGAGGCGGCCAAAACGAATAGCGATTGTATTTTATACCTACAGCCCGAATGGAGCGTTCGGGACAAGGTAACCCCGATGATCGTTGATTACGTCATGGCAAACCCCAAGTGGAAAGTGTCATTGCAAACGCACAAGTATTTGAATATACCTTAG
- a CDS encoding ABC transporter permease, with protein MNFEYFLAKRLIKGAAHKSSISAPIIKIAIAAIAMGVIMMLVAIATGVGLKYKIREKVSAFNGHIQISNYDNNASDVSVVPVSLDQEFYPEFKSVDGIANVQAVASKGGIIRTEDTFEGIIAKGVGSDYNWSVFEEYLVDGKLPDYSGKLNNEVLMSRLMAKRLHLETGDSFFSFFLKDDSVDKLPNQRKFTITGLYDSGFEEFDGLYVFADIRHIQRMNQWDADQVGNFEVFLDSFDDIEAKSKEIYGKTLSSLDTQTIIDKYYKIFEWIGLFDFNIFLIIGIVIIVSGFNMITALLVLILERTQMIGILKALGTANWSIRKVFLYNAAYLIGIGLVWGNSIGLGAIWIQNRFKILKFPNPQEYYIDYVPVHIDSITIVLLNIGVLVLCLLMLLVPSYIITKITPVKAIKFE; from the coding sequence TTGAATTTTGAATATTTTCTGGCCAAACGCCTTATCAAAGGTGCGGCGCATAAAAGTAGTATTTCTGCGCCGATAATAAAAATAGCGATTGCCGCCATCGCCATGGGGGTAATCATGATGCTGGTCGCCATTGCTACGGGAGTGGGACTTAAATATAAAATCCGCGAGAAAGTATCCGCGTTCAACGGCCACATCCAGATATCGAACTACGACAACAATGCATCCGATGTGTCTGTGGTGCCGGTATCTTTGGATCAGGAGTTCTATCCGGAATTCAAATCTGTCGATGGAATTGCGAACGTGCAAGCAGTGGCGAGCAAGGGCGGCATTATCCGAACTGAGGACACCTTCGAAGGCATCATCGCCAAGGGCGTCGGCAGCGACTATAACTGGTCCGTTTTTGAGGAATACCTGGTCGATGGCAAATTACCTGATTATTCCGGAAAATTGAACAATGAGGTGTTGATGTCCCGTTTGATGGCGAAGCGTCTGCATCTTGAGACGGGTGATTCGTTCTTTTCTTTTTTCTTGAAGGATGATAGTGTCGACAAATTGCCCAACCAGCGAAAGTTTACCATAACGGGACTCTATGATAGCGGTTTTGAAGAGTTTGATGGACTCTACGTTTTTGCCGACATACGTCATATTCAGCGGATGAACCAATGGGATGCCGATCAAGTTGGAAATTTTGAGGTTTTTTTGGATAGTTTCGATGATATCGAGGCGAAAAGCAAGGAAATATACGGGAAGACCCTCTCCTCGTTGGATACCCAAACCATCATCGACAAATATTATAAAATATTCGAGTGGATCGGTCTGTTCGACTTTAACATCTTCCTGATTATCGGAATTGTCATCATTGTCAGCGGATTTAATATGATTACCGCCCTCTTGGTGCTGATCTTGGAGCGGACCCAAATGATTGGTATCCTCAAAGCCCTCGGCACGGCAAACTGGAGCATACGAAAAGTTTTTCTGTACAATGCCGCCTACCTGATCGGTATCGGACTGGTATGGGGCAATTCCATTGGACTAGGGGCGATATGGATCCAAAATCGGTTTAAAATTCTTAAATTCCCCAATCCACAGGAATATTATATCGATTACGTCCCCGTTCACATCGATAGCATTACCATAGTTTTATTAAATATCGGAGTTTTGGTATTGTGTCTTCTGATGTTATTGGTGCCCTCTTACATTATTACCAAAATTACACCGGTTAAGGCCATCAAGTTTGAATGA
- a CDS encoding LytR/AlgR family response regulator transcription factor: protein MTTIIIEDEKPSARRLARMLADLDVEVATLLHSVEESIDWFQKNEHPDLIFLDIQLSDGLSFEIFDAVEVHSAIIFTTAYDEYALQAFKLNSIDYLLKPIDDEELKVAVEQYRSLKQAPKKLALDFEDVKRLLVNPLEREYKKRFTAKVGQHLKIINADEVECFYSENKGTYAATTDGRNYLIDTTLEQLEYELEPQTFFRVSRKFYVNIDYIKDIISYTNSRLQIKLNRFSDAEIIVSRERVRDFKLWLE, encoded by the coding sequence ATGACCACCATCATTATCGAAGATGAAAAACCTTCTGCCCGGCGCTTGGCCCGAATGCTGGCGGATCTGGATGTGGAGGTTGCGACTTTGCTGCATTCCGTTGAGGAATCCATAGATTGGTTCCAAAAAAACGAACATCCCGATCTCATATTTTTGGATATCCAGCTTTCAGACGGACTCTCCTTCGAAATATTCGATGCCGTTGAAGTGCACAGTGCCATTATTTTTACCACCGCTTACGATGAGTACGCCCTTCAGGCCTTTAAACTCAATAGTATCGATTATCTTTTAAAGCCGATCGATGACGAGGAGTTAAAGGTGGCCGTTGAGCAATACCGTAGTTTAAAGCAGGCCCCCAAGAAACTCGCGCTGGATTTTGAGGATGTCAAACGACTATTGGTCAACCCCTTGGAGCGGGAGTACAAAAAACGCTTTACCGCCAAGGTGGGACAACACCTTAAAATCATCAACGCCGATGAGGTGGAATGCTTTTACAGCGAAAACAAAGGTACGTATGCAGCCACTACCGACGGAAGAAACTACCTGATCGACACCACCTTGGAGCAGCTGGAATATGAATTGGAACCCCAAACTTTTTTTCGTGTCAGCCGCAAATTCTACGTTAACATCGACTACATTAAAGATATTATTTCCTACACTAATTCAAGGCTTCAAATCAAGCTCAACCGTTTTTCGGATGCTGAAATTATCGTGAGCCGGGAACGGGTGCGGGATTTCAAGTTGTGGTTGGAGTAG
- a CDS encoding 2TM domain-containing protein has translation MENSKRDSKYLRAKERVEEIKKFYNSLISYILVIALLGGVNYYTNEWAYPWFLWAAFGWGIGLIFQATKTFGLNPFFGRDWEERKIKEYMREDERRTRWK, from the coding sequence ATGGAGAATTCGAAAAGGGACAGCAAGTACCTACGGGCCAAGGAGCGTGTGGAAGAAATCAAGAAGTTTTACAACAGCTTGATATCCTATATATTGGTCATCGCGTTGTTGGGCGGAGTGAATTATTATACGAACGAATGGGCTTATCCCTGGTTTTTATGGGCCGCATTCGGGTGGGGCATAGGATTGATATTCCAGGCGACCAAGACCTTCGGCCTAAATCCCTTTTTCGGACGTGATTGGGAAGAGCGAAAAATCAAGGAATATATGCGGGAGGATGAAAGAAGAACACGTTGGAAGTAG
- a CDS encoding class I SAM-dependent methyltransferase, translating to MKDLFGHALLEYQNGKYSEDIETSSSLDEHDVMPLPYLFRGYGDMPSIEKKALQHCKGRILDIGCGAGSHCIYLQRKGFEVIALDSSKGAIETCGLRGIKNRIHTDILDFNQGKFDTLLMLMNGIGIVGKLENLGRYLEHLKTLLRPDGQILLDSSDIIYMFDDADDGRTYVANSDRYYGEVEFSLRYKNHKGAAFSWLYVDYRTLRSIAETCGIRCEIVEKGEHYDYLARLW from the coding sequence ATGAAAGATTTATTCGGACATGCGCTCTTGGAATATCAGAACGGAAAGTATTCGGAAGACATCGAAACCTCATCCTCGTTGGATGAACATGACGTGATGCCCCTGCCCTATCTCTTTCGGGGATATGGGGACATGCCATCCATCGAAAAAAAGGCCTTACAACACTGCAAGGGGCGCATACTTGACATCGGATGCGGGGCCGGAAGCCATTGCATATATTTACAACGAAAAGGATTTGAGGTCATAGCCTTGGACAGCTCGAAAGGAGCCATTGAAACCTGCGGACTTCGGGGAATCAAAAACAGGATACATACCGATATCCTCGATTTTAATCAAGGAAAATTCGACACGCTGCTGATGCTGATGAACGGTATAGGTATTGTCGGAAAATTGGAAAATCTCGGCCGTTATCTTGAGCATCTAAAAACCCTATTGCGACCTGACGGGCAGATCTTGTTAGATTCAAGCGATATTATCTATATGTTCGATGATGCCGATGACGGACGCACATACGTTGCCAATTCCGATAGGTACTACGGGGAGGTGGAGTTTAGCCTACGTTACAAGAATCACAAAGGCGCAGCTTTTTCTTGGTTATATGTCGATTATCGTACCTTGCGCAGCATCGCCGAAACCTGCGGAATCCGGTGTGAGATTGTAGAAAAAGGCGAACATTACGACTATTTGGCCCGATTGTGGTAA
- a CDS encoding sterol desaturase family protein yields the protein MEAIIDYFETIPSLHRSLILVGGISFFWMLEGAVPLFRFTYKKWRHAVPNLFFTLTTVLVNFILAFLLLRTADWTAVNDFGVINWLPEMPLWLYVVLGTLLLDFVGAYLPHYVEHKVKPLWMVHLVHHTDHNVDTTTANRHHPLESVIRFGFTLAGVFIIGTPIGIVFLYQSLSLIATQFGHANIKLPRQVDKALSWVIVSPDMHKVHHHYMLPYTDSNYGNIFSIWDRLLGTFMECDRDAIVYGVDTFPDEVENGSIGGLLKQPFHKYRKPTGTTRCKGDG from the coding sequence ATGGAGGCTATCATCGACTATTTCGAGACCATCCCTTCCCTGCACCGCTCGTTGATATTAGTGGGCGGCATAAGCTTTTTCTGGATGTTGGAAGGCGCCGTTCCACTATTTAGGTTCACCTATAAAAAATGGAGACATGCCGTACCCAACCTTTTTTTCACGCTGACGACCGTTCTCGTGAATTTTATATTGGCCTTTCTCTTACTCCGGACGGCGGATTGGACCGCAGTCAACGATTTTGGAGTGATTAATTGGCTGCCCGAAATGCCGCTCTGGCTCTACGTGGTCTTGGGAACATTATTGCTGGACTTCGTCGGTGCATATCTTCCCCATTACGTCGAGCACAAAGTAAAGCCGCTTTGGATGGTTCACCTCGTGCACCACACCGATCACAACGTCGATACGACTACGGCGAACCGTCACCACCCTTTGGAAAGCGTCATCCGTTTCGGATTTACCTTAGCGGGGGTCTTTATCATCGGAACGCCAATCGGTATTGTGTTCCTTTACCAATCTTTGTCCCTAATCGCCACCCAGTTCGGGCATGCCAATATCAAGCTGCCCCGGCAGGTGGACAAAGCTCTAAGCTGGGTTATCGTTTCCCCCGATATGCACAAAGTACACCATCACTATATGCTTCCCTATACCGATTCGAATTACGGAAATATATTCTCTATTTGGGATAGGTTGTTGGGAACATTTATGGAATGCGATCGCGACGCTATTGTTTACGGAGTGGACACTTTTCCCGATGAGGTCGAGAATGGTAGTATTGGCGGATTGCTGAAACAGCCGTTTCACAAATATCGGAAGCCGACGGGAACGACCAGGTGCAAGGGTGACGGATAG
- a CDS encoding 2TM domain-containing protein — protein MRVFFRELLKGAFVGTCIFAVLLTVGYFSGEYDNGFDYAELWNEYQINLMYSAIIYMTNAYLFIYLLRRYDGNLYGRKSFPISMVATVTVSLLSLFFARFLHRVVLEGEPIATFWAKQRLEYYWVSLSIALVVALIFYSFFYFKYRQESKVKEQKIIAGTASAKFDALKNQLDPHFLFNSLNVLTSLIEENPHQAQKFTTSLSKVYRYVLEQKNKDLVSVDEELRFARTYIGLLNMRFEGSIVCELPESVQNPEAKIVPLSLQLLLENAVKHNIVTSSKPLIIKVFEKDSGLVVQNNLQEKQCVKKSSGVGLRNIRQRYGILTDRTIEIQKTNSTFSVRLPILSKQISVMESQEDYLEDKRYEQAKERVENIKGFYGNLLAYCIVIPFLTYLNYRTTGYPWVLFPIFGWGIGLTIHGMQAFGYNPLWGKRWEEKKMREFMEDDGF, from the coding sequence ATGCGTGTATTTTTTAGGGAACTTTTGAAGGGGGCGTTCGTCGGAACTTGCATTTTTGCAGTGCTTTTGACGGTAGGCTATTTCAGTGGGGAATACGATAACGGTTTTGACTATGCTGAACTCTGGAATGAATATCAGATCAATCTGATGTATTCGGCCATTATTTATATGACCAACGCCTATCTTTTTATCTATCTGCTCCGTCGATACGACGGAAATCTTTATGGACGAAAGAGCTTTCCGATTTCAATGGTCGCGACGGTCACGGTTTCCTTGCTATCGCTCTTTTTTGCCCGATTTCTGCATCGGGTGGTATTGGAAGGTGAGCCGATAGCTACGTTCTGGGCTAAACAGCGTTTGGAGTACTATTGGGTATCCCTCTCCATTGCCCTTGTAGTCGCCTTGATTTTTTATTCCTTTTTTTATTTTAAATACCGACAGGAGTCCAAGGTCAAGGAACAAAAGATAATTGCCGGTACCGCTTCCGCCAAGTTCGATGCCCTGAAAAATCAGCTCGATCCGCATTTCCTCTTCAATAGCCTGAACGTGTTGACCAGCTTGATCGAAGAAAATCCACATCAAGCCCAGAAATTTACCACCTCGTTGTCCAAAGTGTATCGTTACGTGCTGGAGCAGAAGAACAAAGATTTGGTCAGCGTTGACGAAGAACTACGGTTCGCAAGGACCTATATAGGACTATTGAACATGCGGTTCGAGGGTAGTATCGTTTGTGAACTCCCCGAATCCGTTCAAAATCCTGAAGCGAAGATCGTACCGCTGTCCCTGCAACTTTTGTTGGAAAACGCCGTCAAGCACAATATCGTGACTTCCTCGAAACCTCTAATCATAAAAGTTTTCGAGAAAGACAGCGGATTGGTGGTACAGAACAACCTGCAGGAAAAACAATGCGTTAAAAAGAGCAGTGGCGTTGGCCTGCGCAATATCCGGCAGCGTTACGGTATCTTAACGGATAGAACGATAGAGATTCAAAAAACAAATTCTACTTTTAGTGTCCGTCTGCCCATCCTTTCAAAGCAAATATCGGTCATGGAAAGCCAAGAGGATTATCTTGAAGACAAACGATACGAGCAGGCCAAGGAGAGGGTAGAGAATATTAAGGGTTTTTACGGCAATTTATTGGCCTATTGTATCGTAATTCCGTTCCTGACGTATTTGAATTACAGGACTACAGGTTATCCATGGGTCCTGTTCCCTATCTTCGGATGGGGCATTGGCCTAACGATACACGGTATGCAGGCTTTTGGGTATAACCCGCTATGGGGCAAACGCTGGGAAGAGAAAAAAATGCGCGAGTTTATGGAGGATGATGGATTCTGA
- a CDS encoding exo-beta-N-acetylmuramidase NamZ family protein, whose amino-acid sequence MHILNFKSTFFILFLAACSCVNPSKEEKAGPVRIAMAETEALVPEPVIVGANRTEDYIDLLKGKKVGVVANQTSVIFKEDEGQDDSFHEQDSRSKLEENGRSGDREMETGDGPGMPEHGSGDEVKIDGYSARPVTQDGRQGYGERKTKNEIIRTHYTHLVDSLLSLKVDIKKVFAPEHGFRGEADAGEKLKDGTDNRTGLPLISLYGKNRKPSAGQLQDLDVVLFDIQDVGVRFYTYIATLQLVMEACAENDVPIIVLDRPNPNGHYVDGPTMEAAHTGFLGMTQIPLVYGMTIGEYARMINEEGWLKDNKKADLTVIPLKNWNHCTDYNLPIRPSPNLPDDTAITLYPSLGLFEGTNINAGRGTEFQFQRYGASFLDSTQYSFTYVPMPNFGSKNPKEEGKKCFGKDLSQNPRMHEVTLQWVIDAYTNSLDKSKVFNTKGFTKHAGTAALQQQIEAGKTEKEIKETWQGDLEKFGKTRKKYLMYP is encoded by the coding sequence ATGCACATACTTAATTTCAAAAGTACGTTTTTCATTTTGTTTTTGGCGGCTTGTTCCTGTGTAAACCCGTCCAAGGAAGAGAAGGCCGGCCCGGTGCGAATCGCTATGGCGGAAACGGAAGCCCTAGTACCGGAACCGGTCATTGTGGGGGCAAACAGAACAGAGGATTATATCGATTTACTCAAAGGCAAAAAAGTGGGGGTGGTCGCGAATCAGACCAGTGTGATATTTAAAGAGGACGAAGGTCAGGACGATTCTTTCCACGAACAAGATTCAAGAAGTAAGCTTGAGGAAAATGGGCGCAGCGGCGATAGGGAAATGGAGACCGGTGACGGACCAGGGATGCCGGAACATGGAAGCGGTGACGAAGTAAAGATAGATGGCTATTCGGCAAGACCGGTAACGCAAGACGGAAGACAGGGCTACGGGGAACGAAAGACTAAAAACGAAATCATCCGAACCCATTATACCCATTTGGTGGATTCTTTGCTTTCCCTAAAGGTGGATATAAAAAAGGTCTTCGCGCCCGAACACGGTTTTCGCGGAGAGGCGGATGCCGGGGAAAAGTTAAAGGATGGGACGGATAACCGAACGGGCCTGCCGTTGATTTCCCTCTACGGAAAAAACCGGAAGCCGTCGGCCGGGCAATTGCAAGACCTTGATGTAGTGCTTTTTGATATTCAGGATGTCGGGGTGCGCTTCTACACCTATATTGCCACCTTACAACTTGTTATGGAAGCCTGTGCCGAAAACGACGTTCCCATAATAGTTTTGGACCGTCCCAACCCGAACGGTCACTATGTTGATGGTCCAACCATGGAGGCCGCACATACCGGTTTCTTGGGAATGACCCAAATCCCTCTAGTTTACGGAATGACCATAGGCGAATACGCTCGAATGATCAATGAAGAGGGATGGCTGAAAGATAATAAAAAGGCGGACCTCACTGTAATCCCATTAAAAAACTGGAACCACTGCACCGATTATAACCTCCCGATACGGCCCTCGCCGAACCTACCGGACGATACAGCCATAACCCTCTATCCGAGCTTGGGCCTTTTTGAGGGCACCAACATCAACGCCGGACGCGGCACGGAATTCCAGTTTCAACGTTACGGCGCCTCCTTTTTAGACAGCACCCAGTACAGTTTCACCTATGTACCCATGCCCAATTTTGGATCAAAAAATCCTAAAGAGGAAGGAAAAAAGTGTTTCGGAAAAGACCTTTCCCAAAATCCCAGAATGCACGAAGTCACCTTGCAATGGGTCATCGACGCCTACACGAACTCTCTTGATAAAAGCAAAGTGTTCAACACCAAGGGTTTTACAAAGCATGCCGGTACCGCTGCACTACAACAACAGATCGAGGCCGGCAAGACCGAAAAGGAAATTAAGGAAACCTGGCAGGGGGACTTAGAAAAATTCGGGAAGACACGGAAGAAGTATTTGATGTATCCGTAA
- a CDS encoding alpha/beta fold hydrolase, whose translation MLNYFKRTIPVFFGFYFNILSVFSKKKTASEAFDLFSTVRRGRVLAHQREYLDSAKKEMLRIEDHDIQIYNWPGRGPTVLLIHGWESNTFRWRNLITKLRAADFNTVAFDAPGHGHSSGSKLHVPLYAQILRTVIEKYRPKHLVSHSVGGMAVIYNEKRNPSPSVEKIVTVAAPSEFHEIMAHFQNLLRFNDRVLDALDAYVMDRFGFKIKEFSTSEFVRTNTKNGLLFHDTLDRITPYHASQQVHANWECSRLISTEGLGHSMHQDQVNDAIVEFLAPSTPTTT comes from the coding sequence ATGCTGAACTATTTTAAGCGGACAATTCCGGTATTCTTCGGTTTTTACTTCAATATTCTCAGTGTTTTCTCAAAGAAAAAAACAGCAAGTGAGGCTTTTGATCTATTCTCCACCGTCCGTAGAGGACGGGTATTGGCACATCAGAGGGAGTACCTTGATTCCGCCAAAAAAGAGATGCTGCGCATTGAGGACCATGACATCCAAATCTACAATTGGCCTGGCAGGGGGCCTACCGTTCTTTTGATACACGGGTGGGAAAGCAACACCTTTCGATGGCGAAACCTCATTACAAAACTGAGGGCGGCGGACTTCAACACCGTGGCTTTCGATGCCCCGGGCCACGGTCACTCATCGGGAAGTAAATTGCATGTACCCCTGTACGCCCAAATATTACGTACGGTCATTGAAAAGTACCGACCGAAGCATCTTGTTAGCCACTCCGTAGGGGGAATGGCAGTGATTTACAACGAGAAAAGGAATCCGAGTCCCAGTGTAGAAAAAATCGTAACGGTCGCCGCCCCTTCGGAGTTTCATGAAATCATGGCCCATTTTCAAAATTTGCTTCGCTTTAACGATAGGGTTCTGGATGCTTTAGATGCGTACGTTATGGACAGGTTCGGATTCAAGATTAAAGAGTTTTCCACTTCGGAATTCGTCCGGACAAACACGAAAAACGGATTGCTTTTCCACGATACATTGGATAGGATCACTCCTTACCACGCCTCCCAACAGGTTCATGCCAACTGGGAATGCAGTCGCTTGATATCCACTGAAGGCTTGGGGCATTCCATGCATCAAGACCAGGTCAATGATGCGATTGTCGAGTTTTTGGCTCCCTCTACTCCAACCACAACTTGA
- a CDS encoding 2TM domain-containing protein: METNRNDKRTKARNRVAQLKGFYIHALVYVLVNLFIVVASIIGQMNAGESFNEALFNFGTFATPVFWGIGLAFHAAKTFGYSPFFSKDWEERQIKKYMEDDRREAEKFSKSK; encoded by the coding sequence ATGGAAACAAATAGAAATGATAAACGGACTAAGGCCCGAAACCGGGTCGCCCAACTCAAAGGGTTTTACATACATGCCTTGGTATATGTGCTTGTAAACCTTTTTATTGTTGTTGCGTCAATAATCGGACAGATGAACGCCGGCGAGAGTTTCAATGAAGCGTTATTCAATTTCGGCACTTTCGCCACCCCCGTTTTTTGGGGTATTGGGTTGGCTTTTCATGCCGCGAAAACCTTCGGATACAGTCCCTTTTTCAGCAAGGATTGGGAAGAACGACAAATTAAAAAGTACATGGAAGACGATCGGAGGGAGGCGGAGAAATTTAGTAAAAGTAAGTAA
- a CDS encoding YkgJ family cysteine cluster protein, which translates to MDRILDTLPQKAAIKHGENKKFLKRLKKKPPKNLDYIMQELHEREFERTDCLKCANCCKTTGPLFTNADIERIAKHFRQKPQAFIEQHLRIDEDKDYVLQGVPCAFLGADNRCSIYDVRPKACREFPHTDRKKFQQISQLTLKNVGICPAAFNIVEAMKEKLTNDGRTRQRPESRR; encoded by the coding sequence ATGGACCGAATACTGGATACACTTCCTCAAAAGGCTGCAATAAAACACGGTGAGAACAAAAAGTTTTTAAAAAGACTAAAAAAGAAGCCGCCCAAAAATTTGGATTATATCATGCAGGAACTGCATGAGAGGGAGTTCGAGCGTACCGATTGCCTGAAGTGTGCGAATTGCTGTAAGACCACCGGCCCACTATTCACGAATGCCGATATTGAACGGATTGCCAAGCACTTTAGACAAAAACCACAAGCGTTCATCGAACAACATCTCCGTATCGACGAAGACAAGGATTATGTGTTGCAGGGAGTACCCTGTGCTTTTTTGGGAGCGGACAACCGTTGTTCCATATACGATGTCAGACCCAAGGCTTGTCGTGAATTTCCCCATACCGACAGAAAAAAATTCCAACAAATTTCACAGCTGACGTTGAAGAACGTGGGTATTTGTCCGGCGGCCTTTAATATTGTCGAAGCGATGAAGGAAAAGCTTACAAACGACGGCCGCACTCGCCAAAGACCGGAAAGTAGGAGGTAG